Proteins from a genomic interval of Sugiyamaella lignohabitans strain CBS 10342 chromosome C, complete sequence:
- the STE50 gene encoding Ste50p (Protein involved in mating response; invasive/filamentous growth, and osmotolerance, acts as an adaptor that links G protein-associated Cdc42p-Ste20p complex to the effector Ste11p to modulate signal transduction; GO_component: GO:0005737 - cytoplasm [Evidence IDA] [PMID 9742096]; GO_function: GO:0032093 - SAM domain binding [Evidence IDA] [PMID 16337230]; GO_function: GO:0019887 - protein kinase regulator activity [Evidence IDA,IPI] [PMID 10397774]; GO_process: GO:0000161 - MAPK cascade involved in osmosensory signaling pathway [Evidence IMP,IPI] [PMID 9742096]; GO_process: GO:0007049 - cell cycle [Evidence IEA]; GO_process: GO:0007050 - cell cycle arrest [Evidence IEA]; GO_process: GO:0034605 - cellular response to heat [Evidence IMP] [PMID 12455951]; GO_process: GO:0007232 - osmosensory signaling pathway via Sho1 osmosensor [Evidence IMP] [PMID 11370856]; GO_process: GO:0000750 - pheromone-dependent signal transduction involved in conjugation with cellular fusion [Evidence IMP,IPI] [PMID 8793874]; GO_process: GO:0019236 - response to pheromone [Evidence IEA]; GO_process: GO:0007165 - signal transduction [Evidence IEA]; GO_process: GO:0001402 - signal transduction involved in filamentous growth [Evidence IMP,IPI] [PMID 9738877]), with protein MAAFSSQRHSIGNSPLSSDSVMTWDCDTVGKWVSNLGLSSYAQSFIDNKISGDVLIYLDHEDLIDVGVKSVGHRLTILKSIYQLIVDGNIEVDHSHYVPPTVVERNSLGLSLSDSVLPGSGAATGSSNGIGSSNGASSSTNGAGNTGSHGPVDMSSSTNSIYSNNRAGVGSMSDVWAEKIITSFEVRDERISYAEAEIKRLMDGYVRLREDLLPIFRIVKESKPLPTPDAPLPSPGNTLTAGPSASQSQTPSSHGNTHAQPSPTIVPYANSPTPTSPPAFMTTFPPGSSNPVNSINNNINTSERGPLSASSISGHPSSASLQLQSNNNSASSSNLGVTASNQKKTGSSSKGMSPSMAPVNIKSPTGNLSEYYDDAATIRPTARVTRKASLNGIAPSFNNSSASTPISSAGGSSSSLNTPNSSSSTEPFKSFRVSMDDPCYKVLPAALRKYKINGDPRQYALLVCYGDQERLLGLEEKPLIIFKELQDAGKRPVFMLRHIEGSHSGAQAGVVVSGTPGGVL; from the coding sequence ATGGCAGCATTCAGCTCACAGAGACACTCTATTGGCAACAGTCCACTGAGTAGTGACAGTGTCATGACTTGGGACTGTGATACAGTTGGCAAGTGGGTCAGCAATCTTGGTTTGTCCAGCTATGCTCAATCATTTATTGACAACAAGATCTCGGGTGATGTGCTTATATATCTGGATCATGAAGATCTCATTGACGTTGGTGTCAAGTCGGTAGGCCATAGGCTGACTATACTCAAATCCATATACCAGCTTATTGTTGACGGGAATATCGAGGTCGACCATTCGCATTACGTGCCTCCGACTGTAGTTGAACGCAACTCTTTGGGCCTGTCACTTAGCGACTCGGTTCTtcctggttctggtgctgctactggtagCAGTAATGGAATTGGCAGCAGTAACGGAGctagtagtagtactaaTGGAGCTGGCAACACTGGCAGTCATGGTCCTGTCGACATGAGCTCCTCGACCAACTCAATCTATTCTAACAATAGAGCCGGTGTTGGGTCGATGAGTGACGTGTGGGCTGAGAAGATAATCACCAGTTTTGAAGTGCGGGACGAGCGAATATCATATGCCGAAGCAGAAATCAAACGACTTATGGACGGCTATGTCAGACTTCGAGAAGATCTACTACCAATATTTCGCATTGTTAAAGAAAGCAAGCCTCTACCGACCCCAGATGCCCCACTACCTTCACCAGGGAATACATTAACAGCAGGACCATCTGCTTCTCAATCACAAACCCCATCTTCTCATGGTAACACGCATGCCCAACCATCACCTACGATCGTTCCTTATGCCAACTCACCTACACCAACATCACCTCCAGCATTCATGACAACATTCCCTCCTGGTAGTTCTAACCCtgtcaatagcatcaacaacaatataAACACCAGCGAGCGCGGTCCACTATCTGCATCATCCATCTCGGGCCACCCATCATCTGCATCTCTACAACTTcaatccaacaacaactcaGCAAGCAGCAGTAATCTCGGTGTAACGGCATCcaaccagaagaagacaggCTCCTCGTCCAAAGGAATGTCTCCATCAATGGCACCAGTCAACATCAAATCACCCACTGGCAACCTGTCTGAATATTACGACGATGCGGCCACCATACGACCGACTGCCCGAGTCACCAGAAAAGCATCTCTCAACGGCATAGCTCCATcattcaacaacagctcTGCATCTACACCCATCTCCAGTGCCGGCggctcgtcgtcgtcaCTAAACACCCCCAACTCATCCTCTTCCACCGAACCGTTCAAATCATTCCGAGTATCAATGGACGACCCCTGCTACAAAGTGCTTCCAGCGGCTCTCCGAAAGTACAAAATCAACGGCGACCCACGACAGTACGCGCTCCTGGTGTGCTACGGCGACCAAGAGCGACTGCTGGGTCTCGAAGAAAAGCCCCTCATCATCTTTAAAGAACTCCAGGACGCTGGCAAACGGCCCGTGTTCATGCTCCGTCACATCGAGGGCTCTCACAGCGGAGCCCAAGCAGGCGTCGTCGTCAGTGGCACCCCTGGCGGGGTCCTATGA